A segment of the Thermocrinis sp. genome:
ACCAGAACTTTAGAACCTTTTGGGTATCTTTCTCTTATAACTCTTGCCACGCTCAAGGCTGCGTTTTCCATAAGCACCAAAGAGGGTATGCCCAGCCCCTCTATTGTCTCTTTGTCTGCGAGGACCATTTCTTTAGCTTTGAGAATCTTCACATTAAAATATTAAACCATGAAGCTTTTGCTTTTGCTTACCATTCCTCTTTTAGCCTTTGCTCAGAGTTTTGAGATGTTAGAAAAGAAACTTCAGGAGATAAGAGTTTTAAAAGCTTCCTTCATCCAAAGGGTTAGGTATCCTTGGTATTCAAAGCAGGACATTTCTAAGGGATTTTTCTACGCTCAAAAAGGGGGAAAGTTTAGACTTGAGTACGAACAGCCAGAAAAGACCATCATAGTATCCGATGGTAGGGAAATAGTCCTATACTCCCCTTCGGAAAAAAGCGCCATAATAGACAGCATAGACAGAAACCAATCGGCTGTGATTGAATCACTCCTTTTAGTCTCTAGGCCACTAAGTGAGGTGTTTGACCTTGTGGGAGAAATAGAAAAGGAGGGAAAGCGTTTTTTGGTATTAAAGCCAAAAACCAAAGATGATTTTTTCCATAGGGTTTTGGTAAGGATGGATCAAGATGGAATACCAAGGGTTATAAGAGTTGAAGAAAAGGACGGAACTACTACAGAGATAGAGCTTTTAGATGTTAATACAAACTTCACTGCCTCAAGCAATCTGTTTAAAATAGATCTTCCCAGTGGTACTAAGATAAAAAGAGTCTTCTAAAAGTTATGATAAACATAGAAAAGGCAGGCACTGAAGACATAGAAGAATTAGCTAAGATGTATTTGGAAGGCTACAAGGGTTTAGAAGAGTATGCTTACACCCATCCAGAGGATGTTTTAGCTTATCTTAACTGGCTGTTCAGAAGGGACATAGCGGGCATATTTGTGGCTGTTTTGGACGGTAAAAAGGTAGGTTTCATAGCAAGCGATGGAAACTGGTTTAGTAAGAGGGAAGGTAAGGTGGTGGGTGCCATACACGAGTTGGTGGTGTTGCCAGAATACAGAGGTTTAGGTATAGGAAAAAAGCTTTTGGAAAGAGCTATCCAATACTTCAAAGAAAGAGGCTTAGATACCGTAGAGCTTTGGGTAGGAGATGAAAATGCATGGGCTATAGAGTTTTACAAAAAACAGGGCTTTGTAGAAAAGGACAGGTTCAACTACTGGATAAGGATGACAAAGACTATAAAAAATGAGGCTGGTGGTTAAAGTAGGCTCTAACCTAATACAAACGCAGGAG
Coding sequences within it:
- the lolA gene encoding outer membrane lipoprotein chaperone LolA codes for the protein MKLLLLLTIPLLAFAQSFEMLEKKLQEIRVLKASFIQRVRYPWYSKQDISKGFFYAQKGGKFRLEYEQPEKTIIVSDGREIVLYSPSEKSAIIDSIDRNQSAVIESLLLVSRPLSEVFDLVGEIEKEGKRFLVLKPKTKDDFFHRVLVRMDQDGIPRVIRVEEKDGTTTEIELLDVNTNFTASSNLFKIDLPSGTKIKRVF
- a CDS encoding GNAT family N-acetyltransferase; translation: MINIEKAGTEDIEELAKMYLEGYKGLEEYAYTHPEDVLAYLNWLFRRDIAGIFVAVLDGKKVGFIASDGNWFSKREGKVVGAIHELVVLPEYRGLGIGKKLLERAIQYFKERGLDTVELWVGDENAWAIEFYKKQGFVEKDRFNYWIRMTKTIKNEAGG